The following is a genomic window from Rutidosis leptorrhynchoides isolate AG116_Rl617_1_P2 chromosome 8, CSIRO_AGI_Rlap_v1, whole genome shotgun sequence.
ATAAAAGGTTTTTGTTAGTACCATATTGAGTCTTTCACTGTTATGGAACAAACTCACTCACTCTTATGTCAAGACCTTTTAATCTGCTTCTCCGAATTTTGCCTCTATCACAAACAAAATACAGTAAACAGCTGAGGGCAGAAGCCCAGACCGATTCTTCTTTTTCCTCTGCCTGCAAGTGAAAACATCTTCTTGAAATATACTCCATAATCCATATGGACCACACATTTTCAAGCTTTTTATAAGAACTCCTTAAATTTAAGAGAACATATAATATACTAAAAATTTGTTACCTGCACAAGGAGGAGAAGAACTTCATACAAAATGCACAATATCCATGATTCGAAGTTATTTATTGACGATAAACTTTGGGCCTTGAGATAATCTGGCTGTCTTGTACCCTGGATTGACAGACTTTTGTCAAGGTAAGGTTCTTGAGAGTATTCTTCCTCAATGGTGGAAGCATCATCAGCTAAAAGTGGTTCCAAAATTAAGTCAAAAGCACGAACTTTTGAGGTCAACTGTGAAGAACTAAGCATTTCCTGAAAGTGTAACGTGAAAAAGGTAATTAAATTGAACATTTAAAAATAAAATACCAAAAGAACGTGTAATGGAAACAGAAACAGAACCTCAAGCATAGATAGCAAGAGTGGGGCAGCCACCCCAGAGTCCAACACATACCTACATAATAAAAAAGCTTATTACTTTCCGCAACATAAACAAACTTCGTGAAGAAAAAAATGCGTACACGTATTAAAAATTAAGTTCATATTATAAAAAGTAAACTAGTGAAGTCAAGGAACAAGTGAATAGTGAGATAATGACGTACATGTCTATTACAAGTTTGATTAGAACGCTAACAGCCACATCCATTGATGGTTTTCCACTGATGCTACTAATTTTACATGAGACCGTCATCACATTAGCAATTGATATTGAAAACCTAAGTTCATATAATACCCAGAAATGTACCTGCAGTGTTGATATTGAAAAAGGGGTCGTGAATGAGGACGGAAGGTGTTGTCACTGGAGAATCTTCCCTGCAAAACAAGAATAATTACAACACTAATTATTTACAATGAAGTAGATAATATTGATGACAATTAAATTAAAAGCATCATGCAGAAGTACAAGCAAGTCTCAATATACAAGCATACCAAATCTGATTAGGGCCAATTTTGGAGCGTTTAGAAGCTGTTATGGCTTTCAAGTGGGCCCGAGCAGAGGCAGAATTGGTAACAGTTGTGAGTAATGAAGGCTGTATAGTAGCAGTAGATCATGGTAAGCCTTATCTTGATTTCTCCAAAATTCAACTTTTGTTTTAGCTTCCATGTCTGTCCcaaattactattaataattattaattatttgaaTTTATAGGAAGAGGAAAAAGCTAATGGATTAGATAACCAAACATATCTGACACATAACCCCCCTGACGTCCCATTTCTCCACCTCTAATAAAAAGCAAAATGGATCAAAATAACATAGGTTTTGTGACTAACGTATTGGGTCTTTCACTGTTGAAGTATCTGGGTAATGAGGCGGATACCGACCTCCTTAAAATTTCACCGACGCCTTCTATTTGCAAGACTGTGCAATGATGCTATTGGTTGAAAATTTTTTAACAATACAACTCTCATTTATTTCTCATGATCAAAAAGCACCAAATATAGACAGATTTCTCCTGCCTTCTCTAGAGTTCGAAATCACTAACTGCATAAGAAAAAAGTAAATGTAAGTTTCAGTATTTTGACCATACCGGAAGAATAAATAGGATTAGATAGATACAATAGTCCAATATTTCCAATTTTTATTTGCATTATTAGAGTACGTACCTCAATGAACACACAAACTCAATTCTTCTAATCAAATCAACCGGCTATGCCTAGGAGTTTCTTCTGCTAATCCGTATATTGACTTTTATAAACTGCGAATACAATCatttatcacacacacacaccaaGGATATAAAATTTGGTATGCGAAAAAGAGTAAGCCAAGTCGTTTTTTTAAGTATATACTATACTATATGAATATACACAGATATACATAGCAAAGTACTTCCAGACAGTACCATTTCAAAAGTCACTGACAACTTActcaaaaaatatataataataataataataataataataataataataataataataataataataataataataataataataataataataataataataataataaaatatattagaaGTTAATATGGTGTATAAGGATGTCATATATCATATCTGTACCAATTATTGAGAGTCTCAGAGAATGTAACTCTTTATATTCGTGTagtaaagaatatgttttgattcaAGTTTATATGTAAGAAAAGAATGTAAGACTGAAATAGGGACAAAACAACTCACTCTTCTTATGTCAAAAGACCCCTTTAATCAGAATTTTGCCTCTACAAATGAAATACATTAAACAGCTAAGAAAAGAATGCAAGTGAAAACATTTCTTGAAATATAGTCCATTTAA
Proteins encoded in this region:
- the LOC139862313 gene encoding uncharacterized protein isoform X1 encodes the protein MTVSCKISSISGKPSMDVAVSVLIKLVIDMYVLDSGVAAPLLLSMLEEMLSSSQLTSKVRAFDLILEPLLADDASTIEEEYSQEPYLDKSLSIQGTRQPDYLKAQSLSSINNFESWILCILYEVLLLLVQAEEKEESVWASALSCLLYFVCDRGKIRRSRLKGLDIRVSEFVP
- the LOC139862313 gene encoding uncharacterized protein isoform X2 translates to MDVAVSVLIKLVIDMYVLDSGVAAPLLLSMLEEMLSSSQLTSKVRAFDLILEPLLADDASTIEEEYSQEPYLDKSLSIQGTRQPDYLKAQSLSSINNFESWILCILYEVLLLLVQAEEKEESVWASALSCLLYFVCDRGKIRRSRLKGLDIRVSEFVP